A window of Gallaecimonas kandeliae genomic DNA:
CTACGCCAACGCCGGCGTGGATCCGGCCATCATGGGCATAGGCCCTGTGTCCGCCACCCGCCGCTGCCTGGACAAGGCCGGCTGGTCCGTCGCCGACCTCGACCTCATCGAGGCCAACGAGGCCTTCGCCGCCCAGTCACTGGCCGTCAGCAAGGAGCTGGGCTGGGATGCAGACAAGGTCAACGTCAACGGCGGCGCCATAGCCCTCGGCCATCCCATAGGCGCCTCCGGCTGCCGGGTGCTGGTGACCCTGGTGCACGAGATGATCCGCCGCGACGCCAAGAAGGGCCTGGCGACCCTCTGCATCGGCGGCGGTCAGGGCGTGGCCCTGGCGGTCGAGCGCTAAGTAAAGGCCAGGTGAAAGGTCGCCGCACTCTTCACCTCGCCGTATCGGCGGCGGCCAAGGCGTGGCCCTGGCGGTCGAGCGCTAAGTAAGGGCCAGGTGAAAGGTCGCCGCACTCTTCACCTCGCCGTATCGGCGGCGGCCAAGGCGTGGCCCTGGCGGTCGAGCGCTAAGCCAAGCGACCACAAAAAAGGGCCCTTCGGGGCCCTTTTCTCATGGCAGCGGCCAGGGTTGCCCCTTTAACCATTGCCCGGCCTCCTTGCCCGGCACCGCGGCGCTGAACCAGTAGCCCTGGCCCTGATCGCAAAGGTACTGGGCCAGGAAGCTGGCCTGCTCTGGCCGCTCTATGCCCTCTGCTATCACCTCCAGCCCCAGGCCCTTGGCCAGGCCCAGCACCGCCAGGCTGATAGCCACGTCCTCGGCGCTCTCCGGCAGGTGCCGCACGAAGCCCTGGTCGAGCTTGAGGGCGTCTATGGGCAGCCTGCGCAGGTAAGCCAGGGACGAATAGCCGGTGCCGAAATCATCGATGGCGAGGCGGATCCCCCGCTGCTTGAGGGCTCCCAGCAATTCCAGCATGGCCTCGGCCCGCTCCGGGATCAGGCAGCTCTCGGTGATCTCCAGCTCCAGTAGCTCGGCCGGCACCCCATGGCGGGCCAGGCAACCGTCCAGGGCGTCCAGGAAGCCTTCGTCTCTGAGCTGGGGCACCGACAGGTTCACCGCAACCGGCACCCGTTGCAGGCCGGCCCTGCCCCAGGCCGCCAGTTGGGCACAGACCTTGTCCAGCACCTGCATGCCCACCGCCTCGATAAGGCCCAGCCGCTCGGCAAGGGGGATCACCTGGGCCGGCGACACTGGGCCCAGCACGGCGTCATGCCAGCGCAGCAGGGCTTCCATGCCCAGCAGGGCACCGCTATTGAGGTCCACCTTGGGTTGGTAATGGACGGCCAGCTCGCCCTTGGACAAGGCCCCGTGCAGCCGTTCCTCCAGCAGCAGTTCCTGGCGGGTGACGTCACCCATCTGACTGTTATAGAAGCGGAACTTGTTGCGGCCTTGCTCCTTGGCGCGGTACATGGCGGTGTCGGCAAAACGCAGCAGTTCGTCCTCGTCGTTGCTGTCGCCGGGGAAGAGGCTGATGCCGATACTGGCGGACAGGAACAGGGCTCGGCCGTCGATGGCGATGGGGGCGTAGAGGGCCTCGATGAGCCGCAGGGCAAGGCGCTCCAGGTTCTTGAGGTCCTCCACTTCGGGCACCAGCACTGTGAACTCGTCGCCCCCCAGCCGCGCCACCGAGTCCCCCTCCCGCACATTGTCCTGAAGCCGCTTGGCCACTTCCTGAAGCACCTGGTCCCCGGCCTGGTGGCCAAGGGAGTCGTTGATGCGCTTGAAGAGATCCAGGTCGACGAACAGCAGGGCCACCTGGTGGTGGTGGCGGCGGGCATTGGCGATGGCCAGCTGCAGCCGGTCGGTGAAGAGCCGCCTGTTGGGCAGGCCGGTCAGCTCGTCATAGTAGGCCAGGGCCTGGATCCTGGCCTCCTTGTGCTTACGGTCGGTGATGTCGGTGAAGATGCCGGCGTACTTGCGGATCTCGCCGTCGTCGTCGCGGATGGCGGTGATGGTCAGCCATTCCGGGTAGACCTCGCCGCTCTTGCGCTTGTTCCAGATCTCTCCCTGCCAGTAGCCCTGGTCCGTCAACTGGGCCCACATGGCGCCGTAAAAATTCTTGTCATGGTAGCCGGAGCTGAGCAGGGCCGGAGTCTTGCCTACCACTTCCTCGGGACGGTAGCCGGTCACCAGGGAGAAGCTGGGGTTGACCGATTCGATATGACCGTTGTCGTCGGTGATCATGATGCCGTCCAGGGAGGCGTTGATCACCTGCCTGGCCAGGCGCAGGTGTTCCACCGAGCTGCGCAGGGCCTTGTCCCGCTGGTCCAGCAGGCCCCGCAGCTGGCTGACATATTCGTATTCGATGCTGGCGAGGACGTCGCTGAAGCTGAGCAGGCCGAGCAGCCGACCTTGCGGATCCAACACCCCCATGTGCCGCAAGTGCCTGTCCTGCAAGGTCTGCACCGCCAGCATCAGGCTGCTGTTTTCCACCATGGCGAAAAGCGGGAAATGAGCCAGGGCGCCGGCGCTGGTGCGCCTGTCACCGGCTATCCAGGCCACCAGATCCCGTTCGGTGAGGATGCCGAGCTCCTCGCCCCGGGCCACCACCAGGGCGTCCACCTGCTGCTCGGCCATCAGCCGCACCGCCTCGACCAGGGGCATGTTGCTGTCCACCACCACGGGCCGGCGGCGCAGGCAGCCCCCGAGGTCGCGCATCAGCAGGTAATGCTCCACCCCCTGGAAACGGATGATGTCGGACTGGGTCAGCATGCCCAGGGCCTGGCCCTGCTCGTCGCTGATCAGCAGCCGGCGCACCCCGAAGCGCTTCATCAGGTTGGCGGCCCGGCCCAGGGGTTGGTCCTGGTCGATGCTGTGCACCGGGCTGCTCATCAGCTCGCCGATGGGCTGGGAAAGGGCTTGGGGTGAGGCGAGATCGAGGCGGCGCACGTCCCCTTCGGTCCAGATCCCCAATACGGCCTGGCCGTCCATGACCAGGATGCAGCTTTGCCTGGCCTTGCTCATCAGCCGGCAGGCTTCCTCCAGGGGCGTTTGGGGCGGGCAACCCAAGAGGCCGCCGCTGACAAGGCTGCCGACATTGGGTTCAGTCTGGAAATCGAAAGGTGCGGCTAGGCCGGCCATAGGGTCTTCCTTCCATGAGACGACCCTTGATATTAGGCGCTGGCAGGCCCAATGACCTTAAGCTGGATCAAAGTCAGGCGTCGAGGTAACGGGCTATGTTCAGGCCGTAGAGGGCCGGATCCTCTGCGCATTCGATGCTGTCCTGGCTGGTGCGCAGGTCCAGCTGCTGCACCGGCAGGTGGGTGCGGCTCTTGGCGTTGTAGATCAGCTTGACCAGGGGTTTCAGGGGGGTTTCCGGCGGCACTTCCATGACCACCGCCAGCCGCTGGGACTTGAGCCGCACCAGGGTGCCCGCCGGATAGATGCCGATGCACTTGATGAACTGCTGCACCAGAGTGCGATCGAAATGGCTGCCCGAGAGATCCAGCAGTATCTTCAGGGCCCGGGTAGGCGGCATCGCCGACTTGTAGCAGCGCTCGGCGGTGAGGGCGTCGTAGACGTCCACTATGGTGATCATCCGGGCGTACTGGGACAAGGACTCGGCGCCCTTGCCGGCCGGGTAGCCGTGACCGTCCAACCGTTCGTGGTGGTTGGCCACCACGTCCATCACCTCGGGCGGCAGGCCAGGCTCCTCCGCCAGTATGGCCGCCGAATGGGTGACATGGGTCTTCATCACCTCGAACTCTTCGTCGGTCAGCTTACCGGGCTTCATCAGGATGGACTCCGGAACCTTGACCTTGCCGAGATCGTGGAGCAAGGCCCCCAGGGCCAGCTTGTCGATAAGCTCCCTGTCCAGCCCCAAGTGGCGGGCAAAGAGCGCCATCAGGATGCAGACGTTAAGGGAATGCTCCATCAGGTAGGCGTCTTTCTCGCGGATGCGGGTCAGGCAGGACATGGTGGTGGGGTGCTTGAGGGCGCCGTCCACGAAGCCCTTGGCGTACTGGCTGGCTTCCTCGATGTCGGGCATGGCATCGCCGGCCACCGCCTCGTAGAAGCGGGCCATGGCGCTGCGCGCCTCGAGGTAGAGGCGGCGCGGTTTGGTGGTCTCTGCCTTGCCTTGCGGCTCAGGGGCCTCGTCCGGCGGCGAGGCCTTGCGGCGGCTGGGATCCACCCACACCGATTTGACCCCGGCTTCCCGTAGCCTTTCCAGGCTCTGCTCGGACTGGATATAGCCGGACTGCTTCAGGCGGAACCCTGAACTTTCCTCGATACGTACCACGTAATCGCCGGGTTGCAGAGCCTCTAGCTCAACGCATACAACCTTGTCAGACATTCTTACCTTCAACCCAGTCTTACTGAAGGCCCCGTTGCTTTCGCACCGGAGCCTGACCCCCAGGATGTACACTTTCTAACTAAACACCTGTTTAGCCAGGGGGAAAAGTGTATCAGCAAAGCAAGCGAAGGCGTCACTGACGGTTGTCACACTTTGTGGCTTTGGCCCCCGCCAGGCCCTAGCGCAGCAGCACCCTCAGCAGCCAGCGCAGCAGGCCCTCCTTGTAGGGCGGGTAGATGAAAGCAGTGAAGGACAGCCGCCCCTTCTTCAATACGGACCTGGCCTTGGAAAAGGTCAGGACCCCTTCCCTGCCGTGGTAATGGCCCATGCCGGACTGGCCTATGCCGCCGAAAGGCAGGTCGGCGGCCGCCACCTGCAGCAGGCTGTCGTTGATGCAGACACCGCCGGCATGGACGGCCTTGAGCAGCTTGCCCTGGGTCTTGGTGTCGAAGCTGAAAGGATAGAAGGCCAGGGGCTTGGGCCTGCCCTGGATGAAGGCGATGGCCTGCTCCAGGCTCCCGTATTCGACGACAGGCATGATGGGCCCGAAGATCTCTTCTTCCATCAGGGCCAGGTCCAGCGGCGGATTGACCAGCAGTTGCAGGGCCAGGCGGTGGCGGCCATCGTGCCGGCCCGGGGAAGGCCCCAACACCCTTACCCCCCTTTCCCTGGCCTCGTCCAAATAACTGCAGAGGCGGCTGTACTGCTGGCCGTTGATGATGCTGCCGTAGTCGCCGTTGTCCTGCCAGAGTGGGTAGCGGCCCTCGAAGGCGGCCAGCATCTGCTCGGCGAAGGCCTGGCCTTTGCCTTTTGGCACCAGCACATAATCGGGGGCCACGCAGGTCTGGCCGGCATTGAAGCATTTGCCGAACAGCAGCCGCTCTGCGGCCAGCTTCAGCGGCATGTCGGGGGCCACCAGGGCCGGCGACTTGCCCCCCAGCTCCAGGGTCAAAGGCGTGAGGTTCTCGGCGGCGGCCTTCATCACCAGCTTGCCGACGGCGGTAGAGCCGGTGAAGAGCAGGTGGTCGAAGGGCAGCCGGGAGAAGGCCGCCGACACCTGGGCGTCCCCTTCCACTATCTGCAAGAGATCCTTGGGGAAATACCGCTCCACCAACTCGGCCAGCAGCCTGGACGT
This region includes:
- a CDS encoding EAL domain-containing protein, with protein sequence MAGLAAPFDFQTEPNVGSLVSGGLLGCPPQTPLEEACRLMSKARQSCILVMDGQAVLGIWTEGDVRRLDLASPQALSQPIGELMSSPVHSIDQDQPLGRAANLMKRFGVRRLLISDEQGQALGMLTQSDIIRFQGVEHYLLMRDLGGCLRRRPVVVDSNMPLVEAVRLMAEQQVDALVVARGEELGILTERDLVAWIAGDRRTSAGALAHFPLFAMVENSSLMLAVQTLQDRHLRHMGVLDPQGRLLGLLSFSDVLASIEYEYVSQLRGLLDQRDKALRSSVEHLRLARQVINASLDGIMITDDNGHIESVNPSFSLVTGYRPEEVVGKTPALLSSGYHDKNFYGAMWAQLTDQGYWQGEIWNKRKSGEVYPEWLTITAIRDDDGEIRKYAGIFTDITDRKHKEARIQALAYYDELTGLPNRRLFTDRLQLAIANARRHHHQVALLFVDLDLFKRINDSLGHQAGDQVLQEVAKRLQDNVREGDSVARLGGDEFTVLVPEVEDLKNLERLALRLIEALYAPIAIDGRALFLSASIGISLFPGDSNDEDELLRFADTAMYRAKEQGRNKFRFYNSQMGDVTRQELLLEERLHGALSKGELAVHYQPKVDLNSGALLGMEALLRWHDAVLGPVSPAQVIPLAERLGLIEAVGMQVLDKVCAQLAAWGRAGLQRVPVAVNLSVPQLRDEGFLDALDGCLARHGVPAELLELEITESCLIPERAEAMLELLGALKQRGIRLAIDDFGTGYSSLAYLRRLPIDALKLDQGFVRHLPESAEDVAISLAVLGLAKGLGLEVIAEGIERPEQASFLAQYLCDQGQGYWFSAAVPGKEAGQWLKGQPWPLP
- a CDS encoding HD-GYP domain-containing protein yields the protein MSDKVVCVELEALQPGDYVVRIEESSGFRLKQSGYIQSEQSLERLREAGVKSVWVDPSRRKASPPDEAPEPQGKAETTKPRRLYLEARSAMARFYEAVAGDAMPDIEEASQYAKGFVDGALKHPTTMSCLTRIREKDAYLMEHSLNVCILMALFARHLGLDRELIDKLALGALLHDLGKVKVPESILMKPGKLTDEEFEVMKTHVTHSAAILAEEPGLPPEVMDVVANHHERLDGHGYPAGKGAESLSQYARMITIVDVYDALTAERCYKSAMPPTRALKILLDLSGSHFDRTLVQQFIKCIGIYPAGTLVRLKSQRLAVVMEVPPETPLKPLVKLIYNAKSRTHLPVQQLDLRTSQDSIECAEDPALYGLNIARYLDA
- a CDS encoding coniferyl aldehyde dehydrogenase encodes the protein MSATVTPLASAPPSIDLSSRLALARDAFEADPHPSFKQRRDWLKRLKRLVLDNQEALIQALDQDFGGRPRFETLLGELLPAVEGINHHRKYMKLWLQGERRHAGLSLWPARACLDYHPLGVVGIMVPWNYPLYLALGPVTAALAAGNRVLVKVSEHSPHTSRLLAELVERYFPKDLLQIVEGDAQVSAAFSRLPFDHLLFTGSTAVGKLVMKAAAENLTPLTLELGGKSPALVAPDMPLKLAAERLLFGKCFNAGQTCVAPDYVLVPKGKGQAFAEQMLAAFEGRYPLWQDNGDYGSIINGQQYSRLCSYLDEARERGVRVLGPSPGRHDGRHRLALQLLVNPPLDLALMEEEIFGPIMPVVEYGSLEQAIAFIQGRPKPLAFYPFSFDTKTQGKLLKAVHAGGVCINDSLLQVAAADLPFGGIGQSGMGHYHGREGVLTFSKARSVLKKGRLSFTAFIYPPYKEGLLRWLLRVLLR